In Procambarus clarkii isolate CNS0578487 chromosome 17, FALCON_Pclarkii_2.0, whole genome shotgun sequence, the sequence GCATTACCAGGTTACCAAAGCAGTGGTGCTAACATTAGCTGAAGCAGCTGTAGCACAAATTGCTACAACATTGCTTAATCAGGGCTACCAAGAGTATGTGGATAACACTGATGTTCTCATTATCAGGGGGTACCACAAGCAAGCTCACAGAGGAGGTACCAAGAACTGGTGTTGAAAGCAAGGATGATAATAGGTGACTAAATCAAAGATGGTATCAGGTGTGTAATATTAGCGAAGAGCGTGGCTGAATGCAAAAGGTACCAACATAACCTTGTGTAAAGGCAAGAGGTATCAACATAAACATGTCTAGAGGCCAGAGGTACCAAAAAAAAGCATGTCTAGAAGCCAGAGATACCAACAAAAGCATGTCTAGAGGCAAGAGGTACCAACATAAACATGTCTAGAAGCCAGAGGTATCAACAAAAGCATGTCTAGAAGCCAGAGGTACCAACAAAAGCATGTCTAGAAGCCAGAGGTACCAACATAAACATGTCTAGAAGCCAGAGGTACCAACAAAAGCATGTCTAGAAGCCAGAGGTACCAACAAAAGCATGTCTAGAAGCCAGAGGTACCAACATAAACATGTCTAGAAGCCAGAGGTACCAACATAAACATGTCTAGAAGCCAGAGGTACCAGCATAAACATGTCTAGAAGCCAGAGGTACCAACATAAACATGTCTAGAAGCCAGAGGTACCAACATAAACATGTCTAGAAGCTAGAGGTACCAACAAAAGCATGTCTAGAAGCCAGAGATACCAACTTAAACATGTCTAGCGGCCAGAGGTACCAACAAAAGCATGTCTAGAAGCCAGAGATACCAACATAAACAAGTATAAAAACCAAGAAAGTACtataaccctcccccccaccctccaccccgCCCCTGACAGTGCTACCAAGCCTAGTGGAGGCGGAGGACAAGAACGCCACTCACTAGTGCTGCTGCTGAAGATGGTCGGAGACGCGCTCATGTTGGCCAGGCCGGAGGGGGACGAGTACCCGCTGGTGTTGATGGAGGCAccgtaggaggaagaggaggaggaggagcccgtggaggaggagtggggggtggaggcgTTGGAGGCGAAGCCCGCCCCTCGGGGCGACGAGATGCCGACACCGGCACCCTGAGCGCGCGCGTAGTCCTCTAGAAGAAAAAACCTACAAGTGAGAACAACCAGGGCGTCAGTTAGCGGGTCGGCGAGGGTCTGTCTGGCAACGCTGTAAAACATGATCATTGTGTAGCTAGTATGGCAACACTGCACGATACTGTAATGCAGTCTGGCAACACTGCACGATACTGTAATGCACACTGCAGTCTGACACCACTGCACAATACTGTAATGCACACTGCAGTCTGGCACCACTGCACAATACTGTAATGCACACTGCAGTCTGGCACCACTGCACAATACTGTAATGCACACTGCAGTCTGGCACCACTGCACAATACTGTAATGCACACTGCAGTCTGACAACACTGCACAATACTGTAATGCACACTGCAGTCTGGCACCACTGCACAATACTGTAATGCACACTGCAGTCTGGCAACACTGCACAATACTGTAATGCACACTGCAGTCTGGCAACACTGCACAATACTGTAATGCACACTGCAGTCTGACAACACTGCAGAATATCATTGACAATTCGTGTTGGTAACACTTCTAAATGTAATTCAGTATAAAGATTTTGGCTACACTGAAAACTGTAATTGACTGAAGTATAAGTAACAAGAAATGTATAACTGATGCTAGGATTTGGCAACACTGCAACATATAGCTAATTATAAgtaacatacccatcctgtgagtggtagtggaccccatacccatcctgtgagtggtagtggaccccatactcatcctgtgagtggcagtggaccccatactccatcctgtgggtggtagtggaccccataccccatcctgtgagtgatagtggaccccatactcatcctgtgagtggcagtggaccccataccccatcctgtgggtggtagtggaccccataccccatcctgtgggtggtagtggaccccataccccatcctgtgggtggtagtggaccccacagagACGGACGGATACCCGCAAGACCCCATAAGAGCACTTCTTGCAGAACTCAAATGCTAAAAGTTTATTTCCAGTAAAGAGAAAACactgaatggctaaaaatgatctAGTAGGAAAATGCAAAGCTAAATAAAGGAGACGTCAGTAAGGAGTAAGGAAACGTCAGTGAGGAGACGTCAGTGAGGAAGACGTCAGTGAGGAAGACGTCAGTGAGGAGACGTCAGTGAGGAAACGTCAGTGAGGAAACGTCAGTGAGGAGACGTCAGTGAGGAGACGTCAGTGAGGAAACGTCAGTGAGGAAACGTCAGTGAGGAAGACGTCAGTGAGGAAGACGTCAGTGAAGAGACGTCAATGAGGAAAGGTCAAAAAAGTATTATTTTGTTGCTACCAACAGTGAAGAGGTTGAGAGGCGTAAGGAATACTCACCTTCGCCCCACTGTGTGTTAGCAGTGTCCTGGACACTGACGGCCAGCTGGCCGGTATATGTATTGAAGCCGGTCATAGCGGAGGTCTGGTTCATGGCGGGAGAGCGGGGCGCCGGAAGGGCGAGCTGGTTGTTCCTTGGCATGGAGTAGAGGGCCTCGGCCAGGTCCGCCGCGCGCTTCAAAATAATCTCCTTCGGCAGCTTCTCCGGGTCGCCGGGGTGCCGAGGGATGAGCTTCTGCAGGCGCTGGAACCCGTAGTCGATGGTCGGCTCCGTCAGCGCTGAAACGCCATTAGGAGGTTGAGGCTAACACCGTAGCAATACAGGTAATTTCAtatggccttttggcccatataaATAGCCTATTTAGCTCATATAAATGGCCTATTTGGTTCAGATAAATGGCCTATTTGGCCCAGATAAATGGCCTATTTGGCCCATATAAATGGCCTATTTGGCTCATATAAATGACCTATTTGGCCCCTATAAATGGTCTATTTGACCCATATTATAAGGCAGCTCCTTTCCCCAAAACTTTAATCTTGTCtatcctacacttgaaacaatctaggAATTCCACGTCTATTACGTTGCCCCGTAATTAGTTCCATAAGTCAAGAACCATGTTAAAGTTAGCCAAATGTCAGCAGAAAAACTACAGGGTGCTTCAATAACATACATGGCATCAAAATATCATGTATGTTATTGAACACATACATGACATCTTAATGTTATCTATGATATCAAGATAtcccgccaacaacacaaacatacGCTTGCCTAATGCTGCACATAAAAAATTAACTTAAGATTCAAGTTAAAAATTAACTTGAGATTCAAGTTAGAAAATAAAAACGTAGACATATTAAATTTTACCATTATGACTTTTCTTGTGAAAGTGAATAATACTGAACTATTTTTGTACactaaatatataataaacatataACCCTTTACGAGAAACATTGTCTTAATATATTTAGATATAAGTATATAACCTCGAGATTAATATAACTTAAACCTAGAGACTGAATATACTcaacaaaataattatatatatatatatatatatatatatatatatatatatatatatatatatatatatataaaatattgacaACTAAATTCCTGGTAAACTTACAGACATAGACGAATCTTCCCGGGGCGCCTTTGCAGAACTGCTTAGACTTGTAAGAAAGCgtgacctccaccacccccggGATGTGACGGGGGGGCGTCTGCACCCTGATGGCGTGTGACGTCACCAGCTGAAAAACAAATGTAACGTCACCAGTTGAAGCATAAACAAATGTGACGTCACCAGTTGAAGCATAAACAAATGTGACGTCACCAGTTGAAGCATAAACAAATGTGACGTCACCAGTTGAAGCATAAACAAATGTGACGTCACCAGTTGAAGCATAAACAAATGTGACGTCACCAGTTGAAGCATAAACAAATGTGACGTCACCAGTTGAAGCATAAACAAATGTGACGTCACCAGTTGAAGCCTAAACAAATGTGACGTCATAATATAACCAACTATCATCCATTAAACTACACGATGTCAGCGCCGCCTACAATATTCGCCAACTGCAGCCTTGTGCAATGTTataatttatactggtatattatttaataaacgtATCGACCCAGATATGTGTTTCATTTTGTTTCACATTCTCCACctacctcacctctctctctctctctctctctctctctctctctctctctctctctctctctctctctctctctctctctctctctctctctcctcggcaGCATCTTAGATGTTAGTTAAGAGACACCAAGAGTCCTCACATGGAGGTTTCTCTATCACCATCAAACACTCTCCAAACCACATATACAAAACAGAACTAAAGGTCTTTAAACACTCCCAAACATGTGTGGCGGCCAAACCCAGGCTGCTTACCTCGCTCCACACCAGCATGGTGCCGAAGACTATCTGGAGGCCGTCGAAGAAGTTGTCGCCAATGATGATGACGGTGGCGCCGCCCGTGGTCCAGCCCTCCGACGGGGAGATGGCCTTGATGCACGGGGTGGCCGGCAACGGTGGGTACAGTCCTGGGGGGGAGAGAGGCAGGGTATGTGGGCATGTGGGCACAAGGGACAACATGGAGGAAGCACAtgtacggagagagagagagagagagagagagagagagagagagagagagagagagagagagagagagagagagagagagagagagagagagagagagagagagacagagagagagagacagagagagagagagagagagagagagagagagagagagagagagagagagagagagagacagagacagagagagagagagagagagagagagagagagagagagagagagagagagagagagagagagagagagagagagagagagagagagagagagaaaaaagttacacagaaacaaagataaaTATCCAAGCAGCAGGAGCGCCGTCGACCAGGACAGAGACGCCACCCCGAAAGAACATAAACACGTCCAAACTTGAGAACAGTCAACGGGCTTGTGCTTGTGGGCGTGGCGGAGCCCCACAAGCCCCGCCCACTGTGTGCACGTCATGGGCAGGGGGGCAATGGGGAGGGCAAGCATACCACAGTGTAAACTAGTGAGGGTCgtgcaggaggggggagggggagggggaggggagggaagggggatggatggagggtgaTGGGCAAGAGAGGCTCTGGATGACACTTGCTGAAGAAAACGGGAtgcaatatatatacttaataatcACACGAGATTATTAAGTATATAATcagtataaataataataataataataataataataatagtaatatatactaataattaaaaaaaagcaTAATATTTAACAGTGGAAGTAAGGTCCGTCGACAGCTTGGTCCAGTAGTCTTCAGGACGGACTGCAGCAACATTTAGGTTTTGTAGAAACCATGCGGGTCCACAGACTATCAGCGTCAGGTTTAACACAACTGGCTGATCTCCATACAAACAGAAGTAGTTGTATAAATTGTCAATCACATTATCATTGAAATAAAGAACTAGCGGCACTACAAATAGCTCCCagaccacaggaggaggaggaatattttgtgattcaaggtCCGCTCTTCAAGCATTAGATAACCAAtacaagatcgacagcaagaacctgtcgacttgagaatggtccaggacggaccgaaacgtcgtcgtcccttcacattctagtgtgtggtctggtcagcaagaacctcatactaggcATAATAAATGAGCTGATCGCTGCCCAGAATAAAGGGTTTAGAATCTCCTTTGCATGGATACcataatataacccatcataatgacgcAACCATTGTGGtctaattagcgtgtaacaaagatgtaGTTGAACTAGACCTGGCTATCTCCATCTCTGCTATCAacactatattgttccaaacactcaggtctgatagcacagaaattactgactcccaacgacctgaaagcaccagtataaaaagctatgatttgttcagatccaaAACCTATGTttctgggcagcacaaaacgtggaccagactgtgcgacacagtggttgccaggatcaggttgggttaccgttacctgtggcaggtggctgcaggtgacggatctcccagccctgagcactccaggtgcaaactctgtgagcaggaactgcggcatgatctcccacactacatcaccgaatgcccagttattagacctttcagaccagttggcatgaggtacctggagctttgtaattactttattaactcttgtgttcttgaagatatcctcataatgcacccagagtttacCAGTGCAGACCATTGATCACTAGGCCCTGTGTGACTAACcaccctgtgtgatggggatatttagcatcacgtagctagtttttgacacactctgtactccccttcatatagtccagggcagctACACAAATACACATGTACCTAATTGTGTTAATACACAAACGTGAAAGTAACTGACCCAAAAGCCTGTCCATCTGGCCTGCAGTTTGAAACATAAGACTGATATTTAAAATATTATGCTTGAGTGAGCATATGTAAAGGTGATTGCACACATTTTGAAGTTTTAAATTTAGTCATTTTATAAGGTAATCTGACCACAAATCTGAGAATATTTGCATTTTGCCCAAAATGACCTTCAATTTGAAAACAAAagtattattaaataatatttaatgtaatattaatacaatattcaattatattataatattaaatgtAGCACTCAAGcgtaatattaaaaatattacgCTTGAGTGCTATTGATGAGTCTAAATGAAGGTTTTGTGATTACATAACTGAGTAATGACTGTTATTCATTTACTTGAGTAATGATTAATGATTGTTACTCATTTACTTGAGTAATGATTGTTACTCATTTACTTGAGTAATGATTGTTACTCATTTGAAGTTCTATACTTAGTTACTTTATTAGGAAATTTACTATAAGCGGAAAACGGATTTTTTACGTTTTAGATAAATTGATCTCCAGTTTGAAAAAAAGATGGACATTTAAAGAAAGGTTAAATTCTATGGACTTTAAGCATAATATTTCACATCGACCTTCATAAAGGTGCTTAGGAGCCAACTCCTTTTCCAGGTGGCCGAACCCAGACCCAGCAATGACGATCCCCATATAATCATCAGTAATTCTGCAAGGTTTAATGAGGCTAGCCCCAGACATCTGGCCTACAATCTCAGTCATACATtttcgcgcacacacacacacacacacacacacacacacacacacacacacacacacacacacacacacacacacacacacacacacaccaaacacacagacaTTTAACCACAAACACAAACTCCAAAATGAGCCCCAAAATGTTACGAGGTGGAAATATTAGAGGAAAATAAAGAAGGCGCGGAAGGAGGTGATAAAGGGTACGAAAATCTGACAATAAACACCCAATATCAAGGCAGAAAAAGACCCAAACCCGAAGGGAAAACGCACTAgcaaataaagagagagagagagagagagagagagagagagagagagagagagagagagagagagagagagagagagagagagagagagagagagagagagaggggagagaggatgaggagaaataaatatatatagagagaacatTTTCAGAAGCCGGCCACGTTCAGGCGGTAATACTGGTCATTAATTTTACTGTCTGGTGGCGGGACTTAGGCCCAGGCAGAGAAAGTTAAAAATTCTTTGCTCCTACCCTCTCCTcagccccctctctccctccctccctcctatcctTGCTCTGTTATCCCCATGTCGCACCTTCCTTCCGTTATCACTTCTGCCACATCAATAGCTCTCTCTCCTTCGCCTTCTCTCTCCTCCCATCTCCTCCACTCTGTCCCTTCCTCTTGCTCTCCAACTTTCCtatttttctataatttttaaGCATTTTTCTGTCCCTCCTTTTAAGCCATTATCATTTGATGTTTTGTATGCTATAGTGTTTTTCAGCCTGGAGAGGAGGCTGAGGGAAGCCTCGAGTGAGAGGTCTGGTGTTGATGTATCTGGCTCGTAATATCATCAACAGCGTTTAATACCATCGATACTATAGAGCAAAGTCTTATATATAAGGCTTCAGCCTCCGAGTTTAAGGTCAACCCCCGCACTGACTACACAATACTCTCCCACCATATATATGGCCGCTTTGTTATGCGTCTACCGCTCTCACTAACGCATCAGCACCCAGGCCAAGTCTTCTGACGCATATTCCTCCATAGCAAACGTCTTCTGACGCACATTCCTCCATAGCAAACGTCTTCTGGCGCACATTCCTCCATAGCAAACGTCTTGTGACGCACATTCCTCCATAGCAAACGTCTTCTGAAGGCATATTCCTCCATAGCAAACGTCTTCTGACGCACATTCCTCCATAGCAAACGTCTTCTGGCGCACATTCCTCCATAGCAAACGTCTTCTGACGCATATTCCTCCATAGCAAACGTCTTCTGAAGGCATATTCCTCCATAGCAAACGTCTTCTGACGCACATTCCTCCATAGCAAACGTCTTGTGACGCATAATTTTCGAAAACAAATGTATTGTGAGGCACAATTGTCCACAGCATACCGTGAGGCGACGCATGAGGGTGGGCAGTAAAGGGGGTTGCGAGGCATGGGGGACGCATTGATGCTTGCTCATCACCCGCGCCGGATGTCACCCGAGTCATCTATCTGGGCGTTACTGGCGGCGCGCCTGATTTAGAATTTGTTTTATTCTAGAAAGTAATCAGAGAGATGCATGTTCGAtttcccctcctccccctacccctctcccccccacccctcacacactcctgtgcttacaaccccccacccccacaccacccccctcccccactacacATACATACGTCATGATAGTTTTAACAtccacccccgccccccctccttACAAAACCTCATTTGTTAACACCCTCATAATGTCTCTCCTCTCATGAGTCCACGGgaccgtctcccccccccctcacaactccCCCAAAGTgggttgtgagagtgtgggaaggtCTCATCCTCTAACTCCTCCCCCTCTAACTCCTCCGGAAAGGACTCTCCTATCTAGTATTCCTCGCAAAACTCTCTCTCCTTTCCAAATCCTGTTTTCCCCAactccacacctccctccctcccccccttctggCGACATATCTTCCCTCcccgccccctccctccccctgtctctcacttcccctcccccccccctcaccttcccccaaACACTGATCAAGGGAGAGCCTGACGGACAAATTTATAGACCTTTCCTACGTTATCAACGAGACCTCGGTCTGTACCCCTGCGGTGGTCACAGtgatgtctgtgtctctctcccttGTCTCCCTCCCTTgtctgtgtctccctcccttgtctgtgtctccctcccttGTCTGTGCACCGTGCAGCCGGCACAGACGCTCACAGATCAtggctcacctctctctctctctctctctctctctctctctcctttgctcTACCTCGTTATAGATTTAAATATTACAAGAACCAAATATTGTCTACATTAGACCTGAGGCGGAGGAGGTCCGGCCGGGTCCAAGGACTAAGAGCCAGCAAAGCCTAAGATAATTTTTCCTAATTATGATATTCGGGCGATTAGagttgaaagttttttttttccaaaatgtTGAGAATGGTAGCAGCCTGGGCCTACCAGGACCTGGGGACTGTAAATTATTTACTGGGTGACTCCTGCTTTCTGACATTGTCAATTGTTGTTGGAGGTGtcaccacactacctcaccaccaccacaccaccaccacacaaccaccacaccaccaccacacaaccaccactacacagtCTACTCAAATTGAGGAGACACGGGGGAATTCTCACAGTAAACGATAATGAAGTATGTGAGAAACCAAACAAAACATTTGAGTTTTTTACAATAGAACCTGCGTGGCGACCAAAGATTCGGGATGAAAGACTAGAAGAAACAATGGATGACATTGTAGTCACTCTAGAAGAACTAAAAACAAATCGCTTGGAAGGATTAGACATGACGGAATCACTGGAACCAGACTTAATCTCACCAGGACTGCTGAAGAAGGCGACCCAAGTACGTGTCTCACGGTATTTAAACATTTAATAACGCACTCAAGACAGGAAATCGCCCAGAATGCTGGAAGAAGTCCGTCCCAGTATTCGAAAAAGAGGACAGACACTAGACATAAGCAGAgagaaccagagcgcaactccatagtctcctgagactgatggatgcctactactggaGAATGACACCTCCAGTGTCTTTTTTGTCATGGGTCTtgctcctaagcctctggctggcccaccaaGCCTCTTGTGTCACAAACAGTTACTCGATGTAAAGAGGCGCAGAAACTAATCTTGTTGAGGATGACAGAACCTCTGGAGAGGACCAATTGTGTGACATAAGGTCACCGTGGGTTTACAAAGGGACAGTCGTGGTTAATTAATTTGATTGAGTTTTATGTAAGGTTACTAAAATACGACATGAAAAAGAAGGCTGAGTAGACTAAATTTTCCTAGATTTTCTAAAGCATTTGACACTATTCAGCATTTAAGACTGTTGTACAAGATGGAGGACCAGGCTGGGATAACTGGGTGAGGGAGTATCTGAAGGACTGAAAACAGAGAGTCACAGTCAGAGAGACGGCTTCAAGGTGGAGTCatgtaacaagtggggtcccacaaggctctcttCTGGGACCGTTGCTGTTCCTAATGTATGTGAACGACCtgcccgagggagtgagctcagacatgtttgctgatgatacacagCTGATGAGAACGGTAacaacagaggaggactgcaggAAGCAACAGGAGAACCTTGATATACTGTTGGAGTTGGCAAACAAATAGTTGCTGGAAGTCAATCCCAACAAGTGCAAGCTAATAATATCGATAAAGAGAGTAAGGTGACCAGGAGGTGTCTACAGTCTCTACACCATAAGAGAAAGTCAACTAcgggactgagagagagagagaaatatctgTGAGACGATACAGTTCCAACACTAACACTGGAGCAACTAATAAACAATGTAACATCAGCAGCGTACTGGACGCTGCTAAACATATCAAACTCttttagaaacctaaatcaggactcCTTTGAGGCCATCTACACACCACTTGTCAGATCAATATTGGAATTTGCAGCACTGGCCTGGGATCCATGACACCTTGACGCATAAAaccaaaattgaaaaagaacaaaGGTTCACAACAagattggtgccagagctaagagggttaagttACGAACATAAACTAATGGAACAAACTCTCACAATCCTTAAGGACAGAAGAAACAATGGggctatgatcacaacatacaagatattgAGGAGAACAGAGACGGTGGAAAATGGCAGCCTCttcaaattgaaagaaagtaaggcAAGACGACAGATATTAAACCTGGAAGTCCAGATGAGCGGAAGGAATGTAAGAAAATTCTGGTACCCCTTAAGGCTGGTCAACCAGTGGGATGCGAAGTAAAATGAGATTGTGGAAGCCACCTTCATCCACAACTTTAATGCTGACAAgacaaaagttagagaagattctgaggtatgccacaatactagtcccagaactgagaggtatgagttacgaggaaaggctacgggagctataCCTCACATTCGTGGAagacaagagtaaggggagacatgatcaccaccaacaaaattctcaagaggaattgacagagcgtGGACAAatactatttaacacgggtggaacacgaacaaggggacacaggtggaaactgagtgcccacatgagccacagggacgttagaaagaactttttcagtgtcagattagttaacgaatggaatgcattaggcagtgatgtggtggaggctgacttcatacacagtttcaaatatagatatgatagaacccaataggctcaggaatctgtacaccagttgattgacagttgagaggcgggaccaaagagccagagctcaatccccgcaagcacaactaggtgagaacaccccaccactccacaccacaccacaccacaccacaccacaccacaccacaccacaccacaccacaccaccacaccacaccacatcacaccaccaccaccacaccacaccacaccacaccacaccacaaccaccacaccacaccacaccacaccacaccaccacaccacaccacaccacaccacaaccaccacaccacaccacaccacaccaccacaccacaccacaccaccacaccacaccacaccacaccacaccacaccacaccacaccacaccacaccacaccacaccacaccacaccaccacaccacaccacaccacaccacaaccaccacaccacaccacaccaccacaccaccacaccacaccacaccacaccacaccacaccacaccacaaccaccaccaccaccaagaaacAAGTGACGGTGCGGTTGGTCAAAATCAAATAAGCGCAGCTTTATTTTACACGCGGGAAATAACACGACCCAAATGTCCGAGAAGTTGGTGGGGGAGGTaatggtgggggggagagggggttggtgggggaggtaatggtggggggagagggggttggtgggggaggtaatggtggggggggagagggggttggtggggggaaggggttggtgggggaggtaatggtggggggaaggggttggtgggggaggtaatggtggggggaaggggttggtgggggaggggggtggtgggggagggggtttgtTGGGGAGGAGGTTGGTTGGGAAAGTACTTGGTGGGGAGGTAGTTGTGGGGAAGGACGGGGTTGGTGAGGGTTATGGAGAGGGATAGAGGGGGGAATTGAGGAGGATTAGTGGAGGGGGGGTAGGAGGGTTGAGGGATAGGAAGGAGGGTGGATGGTGGGGGTTAGTGTTGGAGACTGTGGCTGGCGAAgacaaggagggagagaaaggaatggagggagaagagaaagagggatagatggaagaggagcagcaGAAGAGAGGAGAGGTAGAAAAGGGAT encodes:
- the kn gene encoding transcription factor collier — encoded protein: MSSLDTPSLVSHATNNESCNAVHILTLFFLKFFLKCNQNCLKNAGNPRDMRRFQVVISQQVDVAGPLLAVSDNMFVHNNSKHGRRAKRLDPTEGMFGLYPPLPATPCIKAISPSEGWTTGGATVIIIGDNFFDGLQIVFGTMLVWSELVTSHAIRVQTPPRHIPGVVEVTLSYKSKQFCKGAPGRFVYVSLTEPTIDYGFQRLQKLIPRHPGDPEKLPKEIILKRAADLAEALYSMPRNNQLALPAPRSPAMNQTSAMTGFNTYTGQLAVSVQDTANTQWGEEDYARAQGAGVGISSPRGAGFASNASTPHSSSTGSSSSSSSYGASINTSGYSSPSGLANMSASPTIFSSSTRMGGFMSSAFSSMGHFALPPCSAQAYGHTLVHSQAK